Proteins from a single region of Streptomyces sp. Tu 3180:
- a CDS encoding SchA/CurD-like domain-containing protein — MTMSARISQSAFDGSRLRVILLLDLHEGAQEQFLEAYEHMRNKVASVPGHISDQLCQSIENPSQWLITSEWESALPFLAWVNSEEHIQIVRPMHSCVRDTRSMRYSVLHETHPERPLTPEAAEAGLQKVARVGASVTRHALTFTVKPGSESKVVDILANYDAPETRINDITRLHRTSLFMHGNRVVRAVEVEGDLLATLCHVAGQPEVQAVEEAINPHLEQDRDLSDYDSARVFFTRAALPAMQHVMAGRPEPAGLRRHMLYYPALAGRGLELARFLARQDEAAANDPDSPVYASTVFQRDDVVTRMIDVTGELDRDPAAALGIKGPGKAAELERLLDGAAIGVEGSLDSERTLHRLLAHADMMPVTDRISADS, encoded by the coding sequence ATGACCATGTCGGCACGTATATCGCAGTCGGCGTTCGACGGCTCGAGGCTGCGGGTGATCCTGCTGCTCGACCTGCACGAGGGCGCCCAGGAGCAGTTCCTCGAGGCGTACGAGCACATGCGCAACAAGGTCGCGTCCGTACCCGGTCACATCAGTGACCAACTGTGCCAGTCGATCGAGAACCCCTCGCAGTGGCTGATCACCAGCGAGTGGGAGAGCGCCCTGCCGTTCCTCGCGTGGGTGAACAGCGAGGAGCACATCCAGATCGTCAGGCCGATGCACAGCTGCGTCCGGGACACCCGGTCGATGCGCTACAGCGTCCTGCACGAGACCCACCCGGAACGGCCGCTCACCCCCGAGGCCGCGGAGGCGGGCCTCCAGAAGGTGGCCCGCGTGGGCGCCAGTGTGACCCGCCACGCCCTCACCTTCACCGTCAAGCCGGGATCCGAGTCCAAGGTCGTGGACATCCTGGCCAACTACGACGCCCCCGAGACGCGGATCAACGACATCACGCGATTGCACCGCACCTCGCTCTTCATGCACGGCAACCGCGTCGTGCGGGCCGTGGAGGTGGAGGGCGACCTGCTGGCCACGCTGTGCCACGTGGCCGGCCAGCCCGAGGTCCAGGCGGTGGAGGAGGCCATCAACCCCCATCTGGAGCAGGACCGGGACCTGTCCGACTACGACTCCGCGCGAGTGTTCTTCACCCGGGCGGCGCTCCCGGCCATGCAGCACGTGATGGCAGGCCGCCCGGAACCCGCCGGCCTGCGGCGGCACATGCTGTACTACCCGGCCCTGGCGGGCCGGGGCCTGGAGCTGGCCCGGTTCCTCGCCCGGCAGGACGAGGCCGCGGCGAACGACCCGGACTCCCCGGTGTACGCGAGCACCGTCTTCCAGCGCGACGACGTCGTGACCCGCATGATCGACGTCACCGGCGAGCTCGATCGCGACCCCGCCGCCGCCCTCGGCATCAAGGGCCCGGGCAAGGCGGCCGAGCTGGAGCGTCTCCTGGACGGCGCCGCCATCGGCGTCGAGGGCTCCCTGGACTCGGAGCGCACCCTGCACCGGCTCCTGGCGCACGCCGACATGATGCCCGTCACCGACCGCATCTCGGCGGATTCCTGA
- a CDS encoding cupin domain-containing protein, which translates to MSKQHPRIVDLSETEPNRRRGGDLRTLLTPATVGSTSGFMGLAIIQPGERIGEHYHPYSEEFVYVVSGALEVDLDGEPFALRSDQGLMIPVDMRHRFRNVGDQEARMVFHLGPLAPHPSLGHVDTEENEEAASGPQLTVGGPEHGRPSEPSGAIK; encoded by the coding sequence ATGTCCAAACAGCATCCACGCATCGTGGACCTGAGCGAGACGGAACCCAACCGAAGGCGCGGAGGTGACCTCAGGACCCTGCTCACGCCGGCCACCGTGGGATCCACCAGCGGTTTCATGGGCCTGGCCATCATCCAGCCCGGCGAGCGCATCGGCGAGCACTACCACCCGTACTCCGAGGAGTTCGTGTACGTCGTCAGCGGTGCGCTCGAGGTGGACCTGGACGGCGAGCCGTTCGCGCTCCGGTCCGACCAGGGGCTGATGATCCCGGTCGACATGCGGCACCGCTTCCGCAACGTCGGCGACCAGGAGGCCCGCATGGTCTTCCACCTGGGTCCGCTCGCCCCGCATCCGAGCCTCGGTCACGTCGACACGGAGGAGAACGAAGAAGCGGCGTCCGGGCCGCAGTTGACGGTCGGCGGACCGGAGCACGGCCGGCCGTCCGAGCCCAGTGGGGCCATAAAATGA
- a CDS encoding beta-ketoacyl-[acyl-carrier-protein] synthase family protein → MTRRVAVTGTGVVAPGGIGAPAFWDLLAAGRTATRGISLFDPAGLRSRIAAECDFDPYEHGLDVDLCQHADRYVQFAVVAAREAVREAGLDVEARDPWRTAVSLGSAVGGTTRLEHDYVLVSEHGKRWDVDHRAAEPKLHLAFQPSTLASVVAEQFGARGPVQTVSTGCTSGLDAVGYAFHTIAEGRADVCIAGASDSPISPITMACFDAIKATSSNNDDPEHASRPFDARRDGFVMGEGAAVLVLEEYEHARARGAEILCEIGGYATYGNAYHMTGLTSEGLEMARAIDTTLDQARIDPTLIDYVNAHGSGTRQNDRHETAAVKRSLGAHAYDTPMSSIKSMVGHSLGAIGAIEVVACVLALRHQVVPPTANYETPDPECDLDYVPRTARPRKLNNVLSVGSGFGGFQSAVLLTGPGGRTR, encoded by the coding sequence ATGACCCGGCGAGTGGCCGTCACCGGTACGGGTGTGGTCGCTCCCGGCGGCATCGGTGCGCCGGCCTTCTGGGACCTCCTCGCGGCCGGCCGTACCGCGACGCGCGGCATCTCCCTGTTCGATCCGGCGGGACTGCGCTCGCGCATAGCCGCCGAGTGCGACTTCGACCCCTACGAGCACGGCCTGGACGTGGACCTGTGCCAGCACGCGGACCGGTACGTCCAGTTCGCCGTGGTCGCCGCCCGGGAGGCCGTCCGCGAGGCCGGGCTCGACGTCGAGGCCCGGGACCCGTGGCGCACCGCCGTCTCCCTGGGCAGCGCGGTCGGCGGCACCACCCGTCTGGAGCACGACTACGTCCTGGTCAGCGAGCACGGCAAGCGCTGGGACGTGGACCACCGGGCGGCCGAGCCGAAGCTCCACCTGGCGTTCCAGCCGAGCACGCTCGCCTCGGTCGTCGCCGAGCAGTTCGGCGCCCGGGGCCCGGTGCAGACGGTCTCCACCGGCTGCACCTCCGGGCTCGACGCGGTCGGCTACGCCTTCCACACCATCGCCGAGGGCCGGGCCGACGTCTGCATAGCGGGGGCGTCGGACTCGCCGATCTCACCGATCACGATGGCGTGCTTCGACGCCATCAAGGCGACCTCGTCCAACAACGACGACCCCGAGCACGCCTCCCGGCCGTTCGACGCCCGCCGCGACGGCTTCGTGATGGGCGAGGGCGCGGCGGTGCTCGTCCTGGAGGAGTACGAGCACGCCCGGGCCCGCGGCGCGGAGATCCTCTGCGAGATCGGCGGCTACGCCACCTACGGCAACGCCTACCACATGACCGGTCTGACCAGTGAGGGACTGGAGATGGCCCGGGCGATCGACACCACGCTCGACCAGGCCCGGATCGATCCCACGCTGATCGACTACGTCAACGCGCACGGCTCCGGCACCCGGCAGAACGACCGGCACGAGACGGCCGCGGTGAAGCGGTCCCTGGGCGCGCACGCCTACGACACGCCCATGAGCTCCATCAAGTCGATGGTGGGGCACTCGCTGGGCGCGATCGGCGCCATCGAGGTGGTCGCCTGCGTCCTCGCGCTGCGGCACCAGGTCGTGCCGCCGACGGCGAACTACGAGACCCCCGACCCGGAGTGCGACCTGGACTACGTGCCGCGCACCGCCCGCCCGCGGAAGCTGAACAACGTGCTCTCCGTCGGCAGCGGTTTCGGCGGTTTCCAGTCCGCGGTGCTGCTGACCGGGCCGGGCGGGAGGACACGATGA
- a CDS encoding ketosynthase chain-length factor, translating to MSNQRSPGAAVTGMGVIAPNGLRTDAYWKSVSEGVPVLDRITREGCDHLPLRVAGEVRGFDAAALVEERFLVQTDRFSHFAMAAAALALDDAGLGGGDPSEPFSVGVVTAAGSGGGEFGQRELQKLWGQGSKFVGPYQSIAWFYAASTGQISIRGGFKGPCGVVASDEAGGLDSLAHAARAVRRGTGTMVVGAAEAPLAPYSMVCQLGYPELSTVDDPERAYRPFTSQACGFVPAEGGALLVVEDEDRARERGVQVRATVAGHAATFTGASRWEESREGLARAIRGALDEAGCAPEEVDVVFADALGVPEADRAEALAIADALGAHGTRVPVTAPKTGIGRAHCAAPVLDTVAAVLAMEHGQVPPTPNVSDVCHDLDLVTSRARPAELRTALVLSRGLMGSNAALVVRRGGQSAR from the coding sequence ATGAGCAATCAGCGCTCCCCGGGCGCGGCCGTCACCGGCATGGGTGTGATCGCGCCCAACGGACTGCGGACCGACGCCTACTGGAAGTCCGTCAGCGAAGGCGTCCCCGTACTGGACCGGATCACCCGCGAGGGCTGCGACCACCTGCCGCTCCGCGTCGCGGGCGAGGTCCGGGGATTCGACGCGGCGGCCCTCGTCGAGGAGAGGTTCCTGGTCCAGACCGACCGGTTCAGCCACTTCGCGATGGCCGCGGCCGCCCTCGCCCTCGACGACGCGGGCCTCGGCGGCGGTGATCCTTCGGAGCCGTTCTCCGTCGGCGTGGTGACCGCCGCCGGTTCGGGCGGCGGCGAGTTCGGCCAGCGCGAGCTGCAGAAGCTGTGGGGACAGGGCTCGAAGTTCGTCGGCCCGTACCAGTCCATCGCCTGGTTCTACGCGGCGAGCACCGGCCAGATCTCCATCCGCGGCGGCTTCAAGGGGCCGTGCGGGGTGGTGGCGAGCGACGAGGCCGGCGGTCTCGACTCCCTCGCGCACGCGGCCCGCGCGGTGCGGCGCGGCACCGGCACGATGGTCGTGGGCGCCGCGGAGGCGCCCCTCGCCCCGTACTCGATGGTGTGCCAGCTCGGCTACCCCGAGCTCAGCACCGTCGACGACCCCGAGCGCGCCTACCGCCCGTTCACCTCGCAGGCCTGCGGTTTCGTGCCCGCCGAGGGCGGCGCCCTGCTCGTCGTCGAGGACGAGGACCGGGCCCGGGAGCGCGGGGTGCAGGTCCGGGCCACCGTGGCCGGGCACGCCGCCACCTTCACCGGGGCCTCCCGCTGGGAGGAGTCCCGGGAGGGCCTCGCCCGCGCGATCCGCGGCGCCCTCGACGAGGCGGGCTGCGCCCCGGAGGAGGTCGACGTCGTGTTCGCGGACGCCCTGGGCGTCCCGGAGGCGGACCGCGCCGAGGCGCTGGCGATCGCCGACGCCCTGGGCGCGCACGGCACCCGGGTGCCCGTCACCGCGCCCAAGACCGGCATCGGGCGCGCCCACTGCGCGGCGCCCGTGCTGGACACGGTGGCCGCCGTGCTCGCCATGGAACACGGTCAGGTGCCGCCCACGCCCAACGTGTCCGACGTCTGCCACGACCTCGACCTGGTGACGTCGCGCGCTCGCCCCGCCGAGCTGCGCACCGCCCTCGTCCTCAGCCGAGGACTGATGGGCTCCAACGCGGCGCTGGTCGTGCGCCGCGGTGGCCAATCCGCCCGGTAG
- a CDS encoding SRPBCC family protein produces MAGHTENSITIDAPFDLVWEMTNDLENWPNLFSEYASVEVLSREGDTTTFRLTMHPDENGKVWSWVSERTPDRRARTVRARRVETGPFAHMDILWEYAELPGGVQMRWVQDFAMKPDAPVDDAWMTDNINRNSRTQMALIRDRIEQAAREREGASVASSR; encoded by the coding sequence GTGGCCGGACACACCGAGAACAGCATCACCATCGACGCTCCCTTCGACCTCGTCTGGGAGATGACCAACGACCTCGAGAACTGGCCGAACCTGTTCAGCGAGTACGCCTCGGTCGAGGTGCTCTCCCGCGAGGGCGACACCACGACGTTCCGGCTGACCATGCACCCCGACGAGAACGGGAAGGTGTGGAGCTGGGTCTCGGAGCGCACCCCGGACCGCCGGGCGCGGACCGTCCGCGCCCGCCGCGTCGAGACGGGTCCCTTCGCCCACATGGACATCCTGTGGGAGTACGCGGAGCTGCCGGGCGGCGTCCAGATGCGCTGGGTCCAGGACTTCGCGATGAAGCCCGACGCCCCGGTCGACGACGCGTGGATGACGGACAACATCAACCGCAACTCCCGTACGCAGATGGCCCTCATCCGGGACCGGATCGAGCAGGCCGCCCGCGAGCGCGAGGGCGCGTCCGTCGCGTCCTCCCGCTGA